AATCTGCGTGGGGGCATGGCCTATCTGCGATGGCTGCTGGCGTGGTTCCGTGGTGACCTGGAAAAGGTGTTGGCCGCTTACAATGCCGGTGAACAGCGGGTCATGCAATACCGGGGCGTTCCACCCTATACGGAAACCCGGGGCTATGTGCGGCGGATACTGCGTCGCTACGGACACAAAGTGCATCCTTATGATGTTGCCTGGCTGACGCTGCCGTTAGCGGATCCAGAGGCCCGCGCAAAAGCCGCTGTCAGCAGTCGGCGAGATCCCTGATAGCCTGGGCAAAGTCTTCCGCGTCGGGATTTTGCAACAAGCTTTCCAGGCGGGGTTTTATGGCACGCAGATCCAGTTTCCGGATCAGCTGCTTGACCTCCGGCAGGGAGGCAGGATGCATGCTCAGGGTCTTCAATCCCATGCCGAGCAACAAGGGGATGTAACGGGGATTTCCCGCCATCTCTCCACACATGGCCACGGGTTTTCCCCTGCGGCTGCCTGCTTCCAGCACTTTCTGAATCAGGATCAGTACTGCCGGATGCAGGGGATCGTACAAATGGTTCACGCTATCGTCAGCCCGGTCTACAGCCAGGGTATATTGAATGAGATCATTGGTGCCAATCGACAGGAAATCGAACATCTGTGCAAAGCTTTCGGCCGTGAGGGCCGCTGCAGGGGTTTCGATCATGGCTCCCACGGGTATCGCCCTATCCATGGCAATATGCTGTTCGGCCAGGCTGTGCATCTCCTCCCTGATGATCTCCCGTGCCTGGCGGGCTTCCCACAGATTGGTGAGCATGGGGATCATCAGGCGCACCGGTCCATGGGCTGAAGCACGCAGAATGGCGCGTATCTGAACGCGGAAGATGGAAGTTTCCTTCAGGCATAGCCGGATGGCGCGCAGTCCCAGGGCGGGATTGATGCAGGAGCCGGGTTCCGGCTGATGTTCGCACTGCTTGTCTGCGCCCAGATCCAGGGTGCGGATGGTCACGGGATGACCTTCCATCCCCTGGATAACCTGCATATAGGCCTGGTAGTGTTCCTCTTCTGTGGGAAGCTGGTCCCGGTTCATATAGAGAAACTCGGTACGGTACAGGCCGATGCCATCGCCACCTTCAGCCCGAACAGCCTGCACGTCGTCCGGTAGTTCGATGTTGGCCTGCAGTTCTATGCGCTGATGATCCCGGGTGACCGCTGGGGTATCCCTGAGGGTTTGAAGGGCATTTCTCCGCTCATGTTCCCGGTGCAGGCGCCGTTCGAAGAATTGAATGCTGTCGATACTGCAGTCTGCCAGCACGGTGCCATTGAGGGCATCCACAATGACCTGCTCGCCGCTGTGCAGGCGGGTGCTGGCGCCATGAGCACCAACGATGGCGGGGATGCCCAGGCTTGCGGCAAGAATGGCCGTGTGGGACATGGGGCTGCCAAAATCGGTGATGAAACCGCAGGCTCCCCGGTGATGAAGCATGATGGTATCTGCCGGAGTGAGATCTTCCGATACGATGATGTGGTCGGCAATCTCCACCGGGTCACTGCGTTTCCCTCCCTGCAGGACAGCCATGATGCGGTTCACCACATGATCCAGGTCATCCTTGCGGGTACGCAGATAGGTGTCCTCCATGTCTTCAAAAACACGCATCAG
This sequence is a window from Thiolapillus brandeum. Protein-coding genes within it:
- the ptsP gene encoding phosphoenolpyruvate--protein phosphotransferase, which encodes MTIAIQGIGVNSSISTAIGKVLMLSRGSIQAEPGMIPATRIDAEVERFFQAVQVAADQLVEIRKQIPADTPPDILEFIDTHLLMLQDKAISEAPAQTIRSEGCSAEWALQLRRDQLMRVFEDMEDTYLRTRKDDLDHVVNRIMAVLQGGKRSDPVEIADHIIVSEDLTPADTIMLHHRGACGFITDFGSPMSHTAILAASLGIPAIVGAHGASTRLHSGEQVIVDALNGTVLADCSIDSIQFFERRLHREHERRNALQTLRDTPAVTRDHQRIELQANIELPDDVQAVRAEGGDGIGLYRTEFLYMNRDQLPTEEEHYQAYMQVIQGMEGHPVTIRTLDLGADKQCEHQPEPGSCINPALGLRAIRLCLKETSIFRVQIRAILRASAHGPVRLMIPMLTNLWEARQAREIIREEMHSLAEQHIAMDRAIPVGAMIETPAAALTAESFAQMFDFLSIGTNDLIQYTLAVDRADDSVNHLYDPLHPAVLILIQKVLEAGSRRGKPVAMCGEMAGNPRYIPLLLGMGLKTLSMHPASLPEVKQLIRKLDLRAIKPRLESLLQNPDAEDFAQAIRDLADC